The genomic window ATGGCCTAAGTCAGTAAGACGACCCATGAGATAATCTTTGAGATCATGTGCTATATCATGCCCTTGAGCGACAGTAAGATTAGCATCCACCAGGACATGGAGCTCGACATTATAGGCCATTCCTGCTTTCCTAACAAAGCATTTTTCTGTGCCTTTTACTCCGGGAATATCCATTGAGAGTTTCCTTATTTTTTGCACTTGGTCATCATATATCTGTTCTTCCATCAATTCGCCGAGTAGTGGTCTGAAAATCAGATAGGCATTGAAGTATATCACCAAAGCTGCGATGAGTGCAGCCCAATCGTCTAATGCTTCAAAACCAGGACCGAGCAGCAATGCAAGGCTTATTCCCACAAAAGCGGATGCTGATGTAATGGCATCACTGCGATGGTGCCACGCGTCTGCATGTACAGCAGGACTTCCTGATTTTGTGCTTTGACGGATGACGTAACGGTAAGACAGCTCTTTCCAAATGATTATAGCTCCAAGCACCCAAAGCGTATAAGATTCCGGCATACGTTGAGGACTCATGATGTTTAAAATGCTTGTATATGCTATGACAGTTGCAGATATAATAAGGAGCATTACCACGACAAAGGTGACCAGAGTTTCAGCTCTTCCATGTCCAAAAGGGTGGTCTTCGTCGGCAGGTTTGTGGGCAAATTTTAAACCAATCAGTACCAGGAGCGAAGAAAAATGTCAGTACAGGACTCTATAGCGTCAGCTACTAATGCATAGGAGTGACCTAATATACCTGTGACACCCTTTACCAAAGCGAGTGCTGTATTGGTCAGGAGACTGAATATTGTTGCCTGAATAGCTATATGCTTTTCCTTTTGGTTCATCCCCAACTATGGCTTATAATAGACAACTGAGAACTTGGATTACTCCGGAAAAGATGCATGCTGGATTCGATTGAGTAGCGTGGGGGAGGCTTGAACTCCCGACCTTGCGATTATGAATCGCACGCTCTGACCAGCTGAGCTACCACGCCATAATTTGCAACACAAAAACACCTTCAAGCTGGTGTGTTAAATTGTGTTTTTGCTTCAAGCGCACAGAGAGCGATGAAACGGGACGCAAAAGTAAAGTTTTTCCATGTATTTTATGAGTTTGCTTTAGATATTTATCTCTTACCGGAATTTCTATACAGGCTATTTTGTTTTGAATGTAGAACTTTATCCGATGGAGCCAAACATATTACCGCAAGCGCAAATCGCCTTGTTGAATAACCCTGATGCCGAGAAAGCTTACATTGACCAGATCAGAGAGCGGGTTGAGGAGCTTTTGCAAAACGATCCCGGATTGCTTTTTAGTCATTTATACAGACTTGACATTTCCGAAAAGAAATTGAACCATATCCTTCAAACTATTCCTTCGATGGATGTACCTCAGGCATTTGCTTTGGAAATTTGGCATCGCCAGAAAGAAAGATTAAAAAACAAGATGGAGACACCTGTAAAAAGATTGTCAGAAGATTGGGATTATTAAAACCGAGCTCTTTAGTGGCCGGATTTTCTACTACATTTGCATATCGATCAATACAATCCATCAGAAATCATGCAGGAAGTAAAACTATTTTCAGGAACTGCATCAGAATACCTAGCCAAACTTATAGCTGATTATTATGGTGACACTTTGGGTAATGTGACCGTGAATAAATTTAGCGATGGGGAAATGCAGCCTATCATCAATGAGTCTGTCAGAGGACAGTTTGTATTTTTTATACAAAGCACATTTGCCCCTGCAGATAATATGTTGGAGCTGTTGCTGATGATCGATGCTGCCAAGCGGGCATCAGCAGGATATATTACCGCTGTGATTCCATATTTTGGTTATGCCAGACAAGATCGAAAAGATAAACCAAGGGTACCAATTTCTGCAAAGTTGCTGGCTAATCTGATTGAGGCTGCAGGAGCAGATCGACTTATGACTATGGATTTGCACGCTGACCAGATTCAGGGATTTTTTAATATTCCGGTGGATCACTTGAAGTCGGAAGCAATTTTTATGCCTTATTTGGAGTCGCTCAGCCTGGACAAAGTGGCATTTGCATGTCCGGATGTTGGTGGAGTAAAGCGTGCTCGGGCTTTTGCGAAGTACTTTCAAAAAGATTTGGTGATCTGTGACAAATACAGGAAAAAAGCCAATGAAGTAGAAGGGATTACTGTGATTGGCGATGTTCAAGGAAAAGAGGTTATCCTGATAGATGATATTGTGGATACTGCGGGGACTTTGTGCAAAGCAGCGGATTCACTCATTGAAAAAGGGGCTACCAAAGTATCAGCATTTTGTGCGCATCCGGTGCTTTC from Saprospiraceae bacterium includes these protein-coding regions:
- a CDS encoding ribose-phosphate pyrophosphokinase, translated to MQEVKLFSGTASEYLAKLIADYYGDTLGNVTVNKFSDGEMQPIINESVRGQFVFFIQSTFAPADNMLELLLMIDAAKRASAGYITAVIPYFGYARQDRKDKPRVPISAKLLANLIEAAGADRLMTMDLHADQIQGFFNIPVDHLKSEAIFMPYLESLSLDKVAFACPDVGGVKRARAFAKYFQKDLVICDKYRKKANEVEGITVIGDVQGKEVILIDDIVDTAGTLCKAADSLIEKGATKVSAFCAHPVLSGKAYDNIENSQLAKLYVTDTIPLKQASPKIEVLSSAKLFARAIRNTHEHRSITALFIDK